Part of the Sulfurovum sp. TSL6 genome, GGAAATATCTTTAATTCCCACCATACATGAAATAATTTAGAATAATATTATATAATCATATAAGCTGATGTGGAAAGAGGATGATACTATATGCTATTCAATTCTTATGAATTTATATTTCTATTTTTTCCTATTACCTTTTTCATCTATTTTTATCTCAATAAAAAACGTTTAACTGAGATCAGCAAAGGCTTTCTTGTTTTTTCCTCTCTTTTCTTTTATAGTTGGTGGAACATAGCTTATCTTCCGCTTATATTGATTTCCATGCTTTTTAACTATACTATTGGCAACCAACTCTCGAGATATGAGCAAAAAAAAAGATGCTGCACTAGAAAGAAACTTTTGGCTATAGGTGTCATTTTTAATCTTGGATTACTAGGGTACTTCAAATATTCAGACTTTTTTATAGAGAACTTTAATACTGTTTTTGCTACTGGTGTTTCTCTTTTACATCTCGCCCTACCCCTGGCAATCAGTTTCTATACTTTCCAACAAATTGCCTATTTGGTCGACAGCTATAGAAAGGAGACGAAAGAGTATGACTTTTTAAACTATGCAGTATTTGTGACTTTCTTTCCCCAACTCATAGCAGGCCCTATCGTCCACCATGCTGAAATGATGCCTCAATTTGCCAACATACGCAACAAAATCAAAAACTATCATAATATTGCACTTGGTCTTTTTATTTTTTCAATGGGTCTTTTTAAAAAGGTGGTTATTGCAGATACTTTTGCAGTATGGGCGACCAACGGATTCGATGTGGCAGAAAAACTTGAGATGATAGAAGCATGGGCTGCATCACTAAGTTACACCTTTCAACTTTATTTTGATTTCAGTGGTTATACCGATATGGCCATCGGTATTGCCCTACTTTTCAATATCAAACTGCCTATCAACTTCAATTCACCCTATAAAGCCTTATCAATTCAGGACTTTTGGCGTAGATGGCATATGACACTCTCAAGATTTCTGAAAGATTATGTCTATATACCTTTTGGCGGTAACAGAAAAGGAGAAATAAGAACTTATATTAACCTCTTTACTACTTTTTTACTTGGGGGTCTTTGGCATGGTGCAGGATGGACTTTTATCTTTTGGGGTTCCCTA contains:
- a CDS encoding MBOAT family protein, which codes for MLFNSYEFIFLFFPITFFIYFYLNKKRLTEISKGFLVFSSLFFYSWWNIAYLPLILISMLFNYTIGNQLSRYEQKKRCCTRKKLLAIGVIFNLGLLGYFKYSDFFIENFNTVFATGVSLLHLALPLAISFYTFQQIAYLVDSYRKETKEYDFLNYAVFVTFFPQLIAGPIVHHAEMMPQFANIRNKIKNYHNIALGLFIFSMGLFKKVVIADTFAVWATNGFDVAEKLEMIEAWAASLSYTFQLYFDFSGYTDMAIGIALLFNIKLPINFNSPYKALSIQDFWRRWHMTLSRFLKDYVYIPFGGNRKGEIRTYINLFTTFLLGGLWHGAGWTFIFWGSLHGFALVIHRAWQKLGMRLPTIFAWFITFNFINISWVFFRAKEWDDALKVLHGMFFGVLILPVPLAEKLEFLTPYGVKFGNWLNAVNADREIFVWILVAFVTVLFFKNSMQLRSSFKPNFFYMVSTVLFFLSIFILYRKSEFIYFNF